A genomic segment from Glycine soja cultivar W05 chromosome 18, ASM419377v2, whole genome shotgun sequence encodes:
- the LOC114394655 gene encoding ankyrin repeat domain-containing protein EMB506, chloroplastic-like has translation MGSWATSSVLANQFIPWSTTNSESAIDSKLGVVFYKMYRNTNKRQLSLAFAWDNCKVRSIGAIKSYKDVSYFQTELVGTWEEPDTGSDSEGDDEEYEEVEDENFGFESGSGEEGMKTSVVTDVNITSGDNYEELIKKEIEQLLEPGERAILKQNVTPNLEKISTAKWSPLHTLVLSMQMSCVDKLLENGVDIDLPDKEGLTALHKAIIGKKEAVISHLLRRGASPHVMDKDGATPLHYAVQVGAKMTVKLLIKYKVDVNVEDNEGWTPLHVAIQSRNRDIAKILLVNGADKNRKNKDGKTALDLSLCYGKDFKSYDLAKLLKTVPADSDLF, from the exons ATGGGTTCTTGGGCTACATCATCTGTTCTGGCTAATCAATTTATTCCATGGTCTACAACCAATTCTGAATCTGCCATCGACTCCAAATTGGGTGTCGTTTTTTACAAAATGTACAGAAATACAAACAAAAGACAACTCAGTCTCGCTTTTGCTTGGGATAATTGTAAAGTTAGAAGTATTGGTGCAATTAAATCATACAAAGATGTATCTTATTTTCAAACCGAACTAGTAGGAACTTGGGAAGAACCCGATACTGGAAGTGACAGTGAGGGTGATGATGAAGAATATGAGGAAGTTGAAGATGAGAATTTTGGATTTGAAAGTGGTTCAGGAGAGGAAGGGATGAAGACTTCAGTTGTTactgatgttaatataactTCAGGGGACAACTATGAAGAACTTATTAAGAAAG AGATTGAACAGCTTTTGGAACCTGGAGAAAGAGCAATATTGAAACAGAATGTTACTCCTAACTTGGAAAAAATATCAACC GCAAAATGGAGCCCACTGCACACTCTTGTGCTATCAATGCAGATGAGTTGTGTGGATAAGCTTCTTGAAAATGGTGTTGATATTGATTTACCTGATAAG GAAGGTCTTACTGCACTTCATAAGGCAATTATAGGTAAAAAAGAAGCAGTGATTAGCCATCTTTTACGAAGAGGTGCAAGTCCTCATGTTATGGATAAG GATGGAGCCACTCCACTTCATTATGCAGTTCAAGTTGGTGCCAAGATGACTGTGAAATTATTGATCAAGTACAAGGTTGATGTCAATGTTGAAGATAAT GAAGGTTGGACCCCCTTGCACGTTGCCATTCAAAGCAGAAATAGagatatagcaaaaatattgtTAGTCAATGGTGCTGATAAGAATAGGAAAAATAAG GACGGAAAAACAGCCCTGGATCTAAGCTTATGTTATGGGAAAGATTTCAAGTCTTATGACCTTGCCAAATTACTGAAGACGGTTCCAGCTGACAGTGATCTATTCTGA